Proteins from a single region of Sediminitomix flava:
- the rplL gene encoding 50S ribosomal protein L7/L12 yields MAELKEFAEQLVNLTVKEVQELAEILKEEYGIEPAAAAAPVMVAGGAEGGAAAEEKTEFDVILKSAGAAKLKVVKALKSLAGLGLKEAKELADSAPAPIKEGISKDEAESLKAELEKEGAEIEIK; encoded by the coding sequence ATGGCAGAATTGAAAGAATTCGCAGAACAATTGGTTAACTTGACAGTAAAAGAAGTTCAAGAATTAGCTGAAATCCTTAAAGAAGAGTATGGTATCGAGCCTGCAGCTGCTGCTGCTCCAGTAATGGTTGCTGGTGGTGCTGAAGGTGGTGCTGCTGCTGAGGAGAAAACTGAATTCGACGTTATCTTGAAATCTGCAGGTGCTGCTAAATTGAAAGTAGTTAAAGCATTGAAATCTCTTGCAGGTCTTGGCTTGAAAGAAGCTAAAGAATTGGCTGATAGCGCTCCAGCTCCAATCAAAGAGGGTATCTCTAAAGATGAAGCTGAAAGCCTTAAAGCTGAGCTTGAGAAAGAAGGTGCTGAAATCGAGATCAAGTAA
- a CDS encoding site-2 protease family protein, with translation MKKRFLYFLKNYKYTVHLTLFLITLCCSIAAGIEWSTTKLVLFSEITAHDLNLGLQYAISFLGILTVHEFGHYLTARYYKLDVSLPYYIPFWIPIGPSLGTMGAFISINSPMRSKKEFFDVGIAGPLAGFIAALGVLIYGFTHLPPPEYIFSIHPEYKQWGYNYAQHAYDVLPEGANFKIGENLLFKLMTNWLVDDLQSMPNAHELMHYPFLMAGYLACFFTSLNLLPIGQLDGGHILYGVFGYKKAKNVSFVLFLAFVFYAGLGLFNFTDFTSLAELPYIAIYIGFLYLIFEKIAKKDKVKVWAYVFSMFTLQLISSSFFGIEGYSGWLLFTFLLGRVLGVTHPPALYEEDLGLGRKILAFISLVVFILCATPSPFIFE, from the coding sequence TTGAAAAAGCGATTTTTATACTTTCTGAAGAATTATAAATATACTGTACACCTCACTTTATTCTTAATTACCTTATGCTGTAGTATTGCTGCAGGAATAGAGTGGTCGACTACTAAACTTGTCCTATTTTCAGAAATAACCGCTCATGACCTAAACTTAGGTTTACAATACGCCATTAGTTTTCTAGGCATTCTCACAGTACATGAGTTTGGACATTACCTTACCGCTAGATATTACAAACTAGACGTATCCTTACCCTATTATATTCCCTTCTGGATTCCTATCGGACCAAGTCTTGGTACCATGGGTGCTTTTATCAGCATAAATAGTCCTATGAGATCTAAGAAAGAGTTTTTTGATGTAGGTATAGCAGGACCATTGGCTGGTTTTATTGCCGCTCTAGGAGTTCTTATTTATGGCTTCACACATCTACCTCCTCCTGAATATATTTTTTCTATTCATCCAGAGTATAAACAATGGGGTTATAATTATGCTCAACACGCCTATGATGTACTACCTGAAGGAGCAAACTTTAAAATTGGAGAAAACCTTCTTTTCAAACTTATGACAAATTGGCTAGTTGACGACTTGCAATCTATGCCTAATGCTCATGAGCTAATGCATTACCCATTTCTGATGGCTGGATACTTGGCTTGTTTCTTTACTTCTCTAAATCTTTTACCAATAGGCCAACTTGATGGAGGGCATATCTTGTATGGTGTATTTGGATATAAAAAAGCTAAGAATGTATCTTTCGTCTTATTTCTTGCCTTTGTATTCTATGCAGGTCTAGGGCTCTTCAATTTCACTGATTTTACTTCTCTAGCAGAACTTCCATATATCGCGATTTATATAGGCTTCTTATACCTAATATTTGAGAAAATAGCGAAGAAGGATAAAGTTAAAGTATGGGCATATGTATTCTCTATGTTTACATTACAGTTAATTTCTAGTTCATTCTTTGGCATAGAAGGCTACTCTGGCTGGCTTCTTTTTACTTTTTTACTTGGACGAGTTTTAGGAGTAACACATCCTCCTGCTCTTTATGAAGAAGACTTAGGTTTAGGACGAAAAATATTAGCATTTATATCCTTAGTTGTATTTATTCTATGTGCTACACCAAGTCCATTTATATTCGAATAA
- the rplS gene encoding 50S ribosomal protein L19 translates to MDLLKRVEQDFNAQRADRPEFGAGDTINVHVRIKEGNKERVQQFQGTVIQRRNKGTNGETFTVRKISNGVGVERIFPLISPAIDKIEVLRKGKVRRARLFYLRGRMGKAAKIREKR, encoded by the coding sequence ATGGATTTATTAAAAAGAGTTGAGCAGGACTTCAACGCTCAAAGAGCGGATCGTCCTGAATTCGGCGCTGGTGATACGATCAACGTACACGTAAGAATTAAAGAGGGTAACAAAGAAAGAGTTCAGCAATTCCAAGGAACTGTTATCCAAAGAAGAAACAAAGGCACTAACGGAGAGACTTTCACAGTAAGAAAAATCTCTAACGGTGTTGGTGTTGAAAGAATTTTCCCTTTGATCTCTCCTGCTATCGATAAAATCGAAGTATTGAGAAAAGGTAAAGTTAGAAGAGCTAGACTATTCTACCTTAGAGGTCGTATGGGTAAAGCTGCTAAAATTAGAGAGAAGCGCTAG
- a CDS encoding UDP-2,3-diacylglucosamine diphosphatase yields the protein MYQIDLPEGKKVYFASDFHLGSPSFEESRKREDLIVEWLEEVRKDAAHIFLIGDIFDFWFEFKTVIPKGFIRFQGKLAEITDSGIPVTIFTGNHDMWLFDYFPTELGVQLLREPTDFKIGNHQFHIGHGDGLGPGDYTYKILKKIFANKICQWLFGFLHPNIGIGIATAWSQSSRKKNHFKDEGFVAKEREWIWTYCTEEEAKKHHDFYVFGHRHLPLDLEVNESAKYLNTGAWFSDNSFGVYDGTDLHLEFYKKELIK from the coding sequence ATGTACCAGATAGATTTACCAGAAGGAAAAAAGGTGTATTTCGCCTCAGATTTCCATTTAGGAAGTCCTTCATTTGAAGAAAGTCGTAAGAGAGAAGACCTAATAGTCGAATGGTTGGAAGAAGTGAGAAAAGACGCTGCTCATATCTTTCTGATTGGGGATATTTTTGACTTTTGGTTCGAATTTAAAACTGTAATTCCAAAAGGTTTTATTCGATTTCAAGGTAAACTTGCTGAAATCACGGATTCTGGAATTCCTGTAACTATTTTCACAGGAAATCATGATATGTGGCTTTTTGACTATTTTCCTACCGAACTTGGCGTTCAACTCCTGAGAGAACCTACTGATTTCAAAATTGGAAATCATCAGTTCCATATAGGACATGGAGATGGACTTGGTCCTGGTGACTACACTTATAAGATTCTTAAAAAGATTTTTGCCAATAAGATATGCCAATGGCTATTCGGTTTTTTACATCCAAATATCGGTATTGGAATTGCTACAGCTTGGTCACAAAGTAGCAGAAAGAAGAATCACTTTAAAGACGAAGGCTTTGTAGCAAAAGAACGAGAGTGGATTTGGACATACTGCACAGAAGAAGAAGCGAAGAAACACCATGACTTCTATGTTTTTGGGCACAGACATTTGCCTTTAGATTTAGAAGTAAATGAAAGTGCTAAATACCTCAATACAGGAGCTTGGTTTAGTGATAATAGCTTTGGTGTATATGATGGCACAGATTTACATCTCGAGTTCTACAAAAAAGAATTAATCAAATAG
- the ahcY gene encoding adenosylhomocysteinase: MEKTTVKYKVKDISLAEWGRKEIRLAEAEMPGLMSLREEYGASKPLKGARIAGCLHMTIQTAVLIETLVELGADVTWSSCNIFSTQDHAAAAIAAAGIPVFAWKGMNEEEFDWCIEQTLFAFEDGKPLNMILDDGGDLTNMVLDRFPELVKDIKGLSEETTTGVHRLVERQENGTLPMPAINVNDSVTKSKFDNKYGCKESLVDGIRRATDVMMAGKVAVVAGYGDVGKGSAASLRGAGARVIVTEIDPICALQAAMDGFEVKKMDNAVAEADIVVTTTGNKDIIVGRHFEVMKDKTIVCNIGHFDNEIDMAWLNGNYGSTKENIKPQVDLYNVNGNDIIILAEGRLVNLGCATGHPSFVMSNSFTNQTLAQIELWLNSDNYKNEVYMLPKHLDEKVARLHLAKIGVELDVLSDDQASYIGVTPEGPYKPEHYRY; encoded by the coding sequence GTGGAAAAAACTACCGTAAAATACAAAGTCAAAGACATCTCACTTGCTGAGTGGGGGAGAAAAGAAATCAGACTAGCAGAAGCTGAAATGCCAGGATTGATGTCTCTTCGTGAGGAGTACGGTGCAAGCAAGCCTTTGAAAGGTGCTCGTATTGCAGGATGTCTTCACATGACAATCCAAACTGCAGTATTGATTGAGACTTTGGTAGAGCTTGGAGCTGACGTTACTTGGTCATCTTGTAACATCTTCTCTACACAAGATCACGCTGCTGCTGCTATTGCTGCTGCAGGTATTCCTGTGTTTGCTTGGAAAGGTATGAATGAGGAAGAGTTTGATTGGTGTATCGAGCAAACTTTGTTCGCTTTTGAAGATGGAAAGCCATTGAACATGATCTTGGATGACGGTGGAGACTTAACAAACATGGTCTTGGATCGTTTCCCAGAGCTAGTGAAAGATATTAAAGGTCTTTCTGAAGAAACTACTACAGGTGTTCACAGATTGGTTGAGCGTCAAGAAAATGGTACGCTTCCAATGCCTGCAATCAACGTAAATGACTCAGTTACGAAATCTAAATTTGACAACAAATATGGATGTAAAGAGTCATTGGTAGACGGTATTCGTCGTGCTACAGATGTAATGATGGCTGGTAAAGTAGCTGTTGTTGCTGGTTACGGTGATGTAGGAAAAGGTTCAGCTGCTTCTCTAAGAGGTGCTGGAGCTCGTGTAATTGTAACTGAGATTGATCCTATCTGTGCATTGCAAGCTGCAATGGACGGTTTTGAGGTGAAGAAAATGGACAACGCTGTAGCTGAGGCTGACATCGTGGTAACTACTACTGGTAACAAAGATATCATAGTAGGTCGTCACTTCGAAGTTATGAAGGACAAAACTATCGTTTGTAACATCGGTCACTTCGATAATGAAATCGATATGGCTTGGTTGAATGGTAACTATGGTTCTACTAAAGAGAACATTAAGCCACAAGTTGACCTTTATAATGTAAACGGAAACGATATCATCATTTTGGCTGAAGGTCGTTTGGTGAACTTGGGTTGTGCGACTGGTCACCCATCATTCGTAATGTCTAACTCATTCACTAACCAAACTTTGGCACAAATTGAATTGTGGTTGAATTCAGACAACTACAAGAATGAGGTGTATATGCTTCCAAAACACCTTGATGAGAAAGTTGCAAGATTGCACTTGGCTAAGATTGGTGTTGAATTGGATGTATTGTCTGACGATCAAGCATCTTATATCGGTGTGACTCCAGAAGGTCCTTATAAGCCAGAGCACTACCGTTACTAA
- the ruvB gene encoding Holliday junction branch migration DNA helicase RuvB: MREDYLKGDNDNFSPEERDYEKALRPLSFEDFTGQHKIVENLKIFVQAAVKRGEPLDHVLLHGPPGLGKTTLSNIIANEMGAEIKITSGPVLEKPSDLAGLLTNLSEGDVLFIDEIHRLNPVVEEYLYSAMEDYRIDIMLDSGPNARTIQISLEPFTLIGATTRSGLLTAPLRARFGINARLEYYDAKLLSSIVKRSCNIMEAPVEDSAAYEIARRSRGTPRIANNLLRRTRDFAEIKGNGTITMEIAQMALDALNVDHDGLDEMDNRILSTIIEKFNGGPVGLNTIATACGEEAETIEEVYEPFLIKEGYLKRTARGRQATLEAFRHLGIAPPQDQSQGSLF, translated from the coding sequence ATGAGAGAAGACTATTTAAAAGGCGATAACGATAATTTTTCTCCAGAAGAAAGAGATTACGAAAAAGCATTAAGACCTCTTTCTTTTGAAGACTTTACAGGACAGCATAAAATTGTAGAAAATTTAAAAATTTTCGTTCAAGCGGCTGTAAAAAGAGGCGAACCTCTTGATCACGTACTTCTACATGGCCCTCCCGGTCTAGGAAAAACAACACTTTCCAATATCATTGCAAATGAAATGGGTGCTGAAATTAAGATTACTTCAGGGCCTGTTTTGGAAAAGCCAAGCGATCTTGCTGGTTTATTGACCAATTTAAGTGAAGGAGATGTTCTATTTATAGATGAGATTCATCGATTGAATCCAGTAGTTGAGGAATACTTATACTCAGCAATGGAAGATTATCGAATAGATATTATGTTGGATTCTGGACCGAATGCGCGTACCATTCAGATCAGTTTGGAACCTTTTACCCTAATTGGAGCTACAACAAGGTCAGGTTTGCTTACAGCACCGCTTCGTGCTCGTTTTGGTATCAATGCTCGATTAGAATATTATGATGCAAAGCTTTTGTCTTCTATCGTAAAACGTTCTTGCAATATCATGGAGGCACCAGTAGAAGATAGTGCAGCCTACGAAATAGCAAGAAGAAGTAGAGGTACTCCACGTATCGCCAACAATCTTTTGAGACGTACTCGTGACTTTGCCGAAATTAAAGGCAATGGAACAATTACGATGGAAATTGCTCAAATGGCATTAGATGCACTCAATGTCGATCATGATGGTTTAGATGAAATGGATAACCGTATCCTTTCAACGATCATTGAAAAGTTTAATGGTGGACCTGTTGGGTTGAATACCATCGCAACAGCCTGTGGAGAAGAAGCAGAAACGATTGAGGAAGTTTATGAACCTTTCTTGATTAAAGAGGGCTATTTGAAGCGAACAGCTCGTGGACGTCAAGCGACCTTAGAAGCCTTCAGACATCTAGGAATCGCGCCTCCGCAAGATCAGAGCCAAGGATCTTTATTCTAA
- the rny gene encoding ribonuclease Y, protein MDITLIIASVVSLVLGVLFGRFGLRKLFQRWEHDALKKAEMIVKEAEIKASAIKKERQLEAKEKFLKLKSDFDSEYNRKKNQLAVNENKLKQFENRIKQNELKFKQREALLTKERDQIKRKNDELDREREEVKGQREATLKARENVEKLRQEQIASLEKIANLKADEAKEQLVEALQDEARASASVYIKDIMEEAKHTATKEAKKTVITTIQRTAAEHAIENCVSVFNLDSDELKGKIIGREGRNIRALEASTGVEIVVDDTPEAIIISGFDPVRREIARVSLSRLVADGRIHPARIEEVVSKTRKNIEEEIMELGERTAIDLGIHGLHPELIKMVGRMRFRSSYGQNLLQHSREVANLTATMAAELGLNAKRAKRAGLLHDIGKVWPEESELPHAILGMNLAKKYGEHPEVCNAIGAHHDEIEMTTLISPIVQSCDAISGSRPGARREMMESYIQRLKDLETLAMNFKGVNKCYAMQAGRELRVLVDAENVSDVEAGQLSFDISQKIEKDMQYPGQIKVTVIREMRSVNYAK, encoded by the coding sequence ATGGATATAACACTTATTATTGCATCGGTAGTATCGCTTGTATTGGGGGTACTATTTGGCCGTTTTGGGCTTAGAAAACTTTTCCAGAGATGGGAACACGATGCGCTCAAGAAAGCAGAAATGATTGTAAAAGAAGCTGAAATCAAAGCTAGTGCAATCAAAAAAGAGAGACAGTTAGAGGCGAAGGAAAAATTCTTGAAACTTAAATCTGATTTTGATTCGGAATATAATCGTAAGAAAAACCAATTAGCCGTAAACGAAAATAAACTTAAGCAATTCGAGAACCGCATTAAGCAAAATGAGCTTAAGTTTAAGCAAAGAGAAGCTTTACTAACGAAAGAGCGTGATCAAATCAAGCGTAAGAATGATGAGCTTGATCGTGAACGCGAAGAAGTAAAAGGGCAAAGAGAAGCAACGCTAAAGGCTCGTGAAAATGTTGAAAAACTAAGACAAGAGCAGATTGCTAGCCTTGAAAAAATTGCAAACCTTAAAGCTGATGAAGCTAAAGAGCAGTTAGTAGAAGCATTACAAGATGAAGCTCGTGCAAGTGCTTCTGTGTATATCAAAGATATCATGGAAGAAGCGAAGCATACAGCTACAAAAGAGGCTAAGAAAACGGTTATCACAACCATCCAACGTACAGCCGCAGAACATGCAATTGAAAACTGTGTATCTGTGTTCAACTTGGATAGTGATGAACTGAAAGGTAAAATCATTGGTCGTGAAGGACGAAATATCCGTGCCTTAGAAGCAAGTACAGGTGTTGAAATCGTTGTAGATGACACTCCAGAGGCTATCATTATTTCAGGGTTTGATCCTGTAAGACGTGAAATTGCACGTGTATCTCTTTCTCGTTTGGTTGCCGATGGTCGTATTCACCCAGCACGTATTGAGGAAGTAGTTTCTAAAACACGTAAGAATATTGAAGAAGAAATCATGGAGCTAGGTGAGCGTACAGCTATTGATCTAGGTATCCACGGTCTGCATCCTGAACTAATCAAAATGGTTGGTCGTATGCGTTTCCGTTCTTCTTATGGTCAGAACTTGTTACAGCACTCTAGAGAAGTAGCAAATCTGACAGCCACAATGGCAGCTGAACTTGGCTTAAATGCTAAGAGAGCTAAGAGAGCAGGTCTTCTTCATGATATCGGAAAAGTTTGGCCAGAAGAGTCAGAATTGCCACACGCAATTTTGGGTATGAATCTAGCCAAAAAATACGGAGAGCATCCTGAAGTATGTAATGCAATTGGAGCTCACCACGATGAGATTGAGATGACGACTTTGATTTCTCCAATCGTTCAATCTTGTGATGCAATCAGTGGTTCTAGACCTGGTGCTAGACGCGAAATGATGGAATCTTACATCCAACGTCTGAAAGATCTAGAAACACTAGCAATGAACTTCAAAGGAGTAAACAAATGCTATGCTATGCAAGCTGGTCGTGAGCTTCGAGTATTGGTAGATGCTGAAAATGTATCTGACGTAGAAGCAGGACAATTGTCATTCGATATTTCTCAAAAAATTGAGAAAGATATGCAGTACCCTGGTCAGATCAAAGTAACCGTAATTCGTGAAATGCGTTCAGTAAACTACGCGAAGTAA
- a CDS encoding cell division protein ZapA, producing the protein MEKININLTISGKNYSLRVDPEEEGFLRAAAEFLNSKLEEKQDQTGIRNVQDLLTMAAFDIAVAFLKLKDENELAQQKMHEINSLIVEKLRKAE; encoded by the coding sequence ATGGAGAAGATAAATATAAATTTAACTATATCTGGCAAAAACTACTCCCTGAGAGTGGATCCTGAGGAAGAAGGCTTTCTCCGAGCTGCTGCGGAATTTCTGAACAGCAAGCTTGAAGAAAAGCAAGATCAGACAGGTATCCGCAATGTGCAAGATTTGTTAACCATGGCAGCATTTGATATTGCTGTCGCTTTTCTAAAGTTGAAAGATGAAAATGAGCTCGCGCAGCAAAAAATGCATGAGATCAACAGTTTAATCGTTGAAAAATTAAGAAAAGCCGAATAA
- a CDS encoding coiled-coil domain-containing protein, giving the protein MEENERAIQSSKWEWNMVDSNLDKVVVDVSSNIESLFDELLHVKKEVNQLTVVNKNLQATVDNREADLAVLKKQAEEFISQIEAYTAERDALKEQAEQLAYTNKEFESVLERHQKELVELRKENRYLRSTWEADQYIIRGKQKEVYQLQELLKETHNSYAEELSYLRTKSVDTSLLDAKEEKYQALLSDYNFLLPLFKLKQAEVLKLQNYIAATGQQAAIDKRVEENLKIKKDKLIDWRITAFRNMKDRAEKDVAQLQILLKAKMDEVYSLQSLVKDNQKAYTKQLSELKAKALDQSELEAKEYEIQSIRSAEYFLKTSLKQKQAEVYRLQNDLATQGREALIKKLEVQENEDFLKWQLSTSKDLKNQWEKEAIQLETILKAKMNELYQLQSLSHENWKDAAELGHQVEGQQQKIDALEQNQLTLEDTAITSNAIDSVPASLYIAKQEEVYRLQALNNQNWKESAENKNEKNLLTEKFNEAEEQTIVLEITNEDLSTSESVPTSLYLAKQNEVYALQSLVKGNHLEARAKFLEKKTNSKTKVAKLKGKNAELKHRLAEGKKALVLSEDLLKAKQVEVYRLQELVQSNYRISLQKKLSEKEEVNVVSTDSTEVLLNEVIADKKQLERHLIAKLQEVYSLQHLVTEKGKDRKVFNSDFDSNDEELEFLQLELEELKEKLEDRIEENNMLWELAEQAKLKLSSNEGISVNSEVLKQENQEVNSLVENLTLDHESEKLATNLQESTKTQLSEENESVNDFQYRSNFTRIVESLGGEEGDPKKLTEAIDNYIQQIDHCIKYIDRLI; this is encoded by the coding sequence TTGGAGGAGAATGAGAGAGCTATACAATCATCTAAATGGGAGTGGAATATGGTAGATTCTAATCTTGATAAAGTTGTAGTAGACGTCAGTTCAAACATAGAAAGCTTGTTTGATGAGCTTTTGCATGTCAAAAAAGAAGTCAACCAACTTACAGTAGTCAATAAAAACCTACAAGCTACTGTGGATAACCGCGAAGCTGATTTGGCGGTTTTGAAAAAACAAGCAGAAGAATTTATTTCTCAAATTGAGGCTTATACAGCCGAACGTGATGCTTTGAAAGAACAAGCAGAGCAATTGGCGTATACCAACAAAGAATTTGAGAGTGTCTTAGAGCGACATCAAAAAGAATTGGTGGAACTCCGAAAAGAAAATAGATACTTAAGGTCAACGTGGGAAGCTGATCAGTATATCATTCGAGGAAAACAAAAAGAAGTCTACCAACTCCAAGAGCTCCTTAAAGAAACGCATAATTCTTATGCAGAAGAGCTTAGTTATTTAAGAACAAAGAGTGTAGATACTTCTTTGCTAGATGCTAAGGAAGAAAAATATCAAGCTCTTTTATCAGATTATAATTTCCTTCTACCTCTTTTCAAATTAAAACAAGCTGAAGTTCTGAAGTTGCAAAATTACATTGCAGCAACAGGACAGCAAGCAGCTATTGATAAGCGTGTAGAAGAAAATCTGAAAATTAAAAAGGATAAACTTATTGATTGGCGAATTACCGCTTTCAGAAATATGAAGGATAGAGCTGAGAAAGATGTCGCTCAACTTCAAATATTGCTGAAGGCTAAAATGGATGAAGTTTACTCACTTCAATCTTTGGTAAAAGACAACCAAAAGGCATATACAAAACAGTTATCAGAGCTTAAAGCGAAAGCCTTAGATCAGTCAGAACTTGAGGCTAAAGAGTATGAGATACAATCAATTCGCTCTGCTGAATATTTCTTGAAGACAAGCTTGAAGCAAAAGCAAGCTGAAGTATATCGTTTGCAAAATGATTTAGCGACACAAGGACGAGAAGCTTTAATCAAAAAGCTAGAAGTACAAGAGAATGAGGATTTCTTGAAATGGCAACTTTCAACTTCAAAAGATTTGAAAAATCAGTGGGAGAAAGAGGCTATTCAACTAGAAACGATTCTCAAAGCTAAAATGAATGAGCTTTATCAGTTGCAGTCTCTTAGCCATGAAAATTGGAAAGATGCAGCCGAGTTAGGTCATCAAGTAGAAGGACAGCAACAAAAAATTGATGCTTTAGAGCAAAATCAATTGACGTTAGAAGATACTGCTATAACTTCAAATGCAATCGATAGCGTTCCTGCTTCATTATATATCGCAAAGCAAGAAGAGGTTTATCGTTTACAGGCACTTAACAACCAAAACTGGAAAGAAAGTGCTGAAAACAAGAATGAGAAAAATCTCTTAACCGAAAAATTTAATGAAGCAGAAGAACAGACAATCGTTCTTGAAATTACGAATGAAGATTTATCAACTTCAGAGAGTGTTCCAACTTCGCTTTACTTGGCTAAACAGAATGAAGTTTATGCTTTGCAAAGCTTAGTAAAAGGGAATCACCTTGAAGCAAGAGCTAAGTTTTTAGAAAAGAAAACGAATTCTAAAACAAAAGTAGCGAAGCTAAAAGGGAAAAATGCAGAATTGAAGCATAGACTAGCTGAAGGAAAAAAAGCATTAGTACTTTCTGAAGATTTACTAAAAGCAAAACAAGTTGAAGTTTATCGACTTCAAGAGTTAGTGCAGTCAAACTATAGAATTTCTTTACAAAAGAAACTTTCTGAAAAAGAGGAAGTAAATGTGGTTTCTACAGATTCGACAGAAGTTCTACTAAATGAGGTGATTGCAGATAAAAAACAATTAGAACGTCATTTAATAGCAAAGCTTCAAGAAGTTTATTCTTTACAGCATCTGGTAACCGAAAAAGGAAAAGACCGTAAAGTATTCAATAGTGATTTTGATTCTAATGATGAAGAACTAGAGTTTCTACAACTGGAATTGGAAGAGCTAAAAGAAAAATTAGAGGATAGAATAGAAGAAAATAATATGCTATGGGAGTTGGCCGAACAAGCCAAACTTAAACTCTCAAGTAATGAAGGAATTTCGGTTAATAGCGAAGTATTAAAACAAGAAAATCAGGAAGTAAACAGTCTTGTTGAAAATCTGACTTTAGATCATGAGTCGGAGAAGTTGGCAACAAACTTGCAAGAAAGCACAAAAACACAGCTTTCAGAGGAGAATGAAAGCGTAAATGATTTTCAATATCGGTCGAATTTTACTAGAATTGTAGAGTCGTTGGGAGGTGAAGAAGGAGATCCTAAAAAGTTGACAGAAGCAATTGATAACTATATTCAACAGATCGACCACTGTATCAAATATATAGACCGTTTGATTTAG